From Roseburia hominis, the proteins below share one genomic window:
- a CDS encoding DUF169 domain-containing protein, which yields MEKELLKKFCVVLGLNRKVIGIKFLFIQEEYQDFNAEELKGKSSFCGLTAQAMEGRIIKGKYDSFGCQGGPEMLGMKEVPNYVRSGKQFETFRLYEDLAVSRQVQNELCFIDQKIYGVAAGPLEEMEDADVVMFLCNAWQMMRVVQGYTYHHGMAKNIGMIGNQGICSDLVARPFLMNDMNISVLCMGARMNTHADDGELGAGMPIHLFRDVAEGVIKTVNPATDNNRKEELEERIKDTPDMKLDLEFGKVYASYAKDMKYSEKLYKKELF from the coding sequence ATGGAAAAAGAATTATTGAAAAAATTCTGTGTAGTGTTGGGGCTAAATCGAAAAGTCATTGGTATTAAATTTCTGTTCATTCAGGAAGAGTATCAGGATTTTAATGCGGAAGAATTGAAAGGAAAATCTTCATTTTGTGGATTGACTGCTCAGGCAATGGAAGGAAGAATCATTAAAGGAAAATATGACAGTTTCGGTTGTCAGGGAGGACCTGAAATGTTGGGGATGAAGGAAGTTCCTAACTATGTACGGTCGGGAAAGCAGTTTGAAACGTTTAGACTTTATGAAGATTTAGCTGTTTCCAGACAGGTACAGAATGAACTTTGTTTTATCGATCAGAAGATTTATGGTGTAGCAGCTGGTCCTCTGGAAGAGATGGAGGATGCGGATGTCGTCATGTTTTTGTGTAATGCGTGGCAGATGATGCGTGTAGTGCAAGGATATACATACCATCATGGAATGGCAAAGAATATTGGTATGATAGGAAATCAGGGGATTTGTTCCGATTTAGTAGCACGGCCGTTTTTGATGAATGATATGAATATATCTGTTTTATGCATGGGGGCACGTATGAACACACATGCGGACGATGGTGAACTTGGGGCAGGTATGCCGATTCATTTATTCAGGGATGTGGCTGAAGGAGTAATTAAGACGGTAAATCCGGCTACGGACAATAACCGTAAGGAGGAACTGGAAGAAAGAATAAAAGATACTCCGGATATGAAACTGGATTTGGAATTTGGCAAAGTATATGCAAGCTATGCAAAGGATATGAAATATTCTGAAAAATTATATAAAAAAGAGTTATTTTAA
- a CDS encoding lysophospholipid acyltransferase family protein produces the protein MKRIVMMVLRNILLVPYMWIKLCYYASHVDKYPELKRYALLKYIVKRANKGGNVTIRTYGEENIPKENGFMFYPNHQGLYDVLAIVEACPVPFSVVAKKEVGNIPLLKQTFACMKAYLIDREDIRQSLEVIVNVTKEVKSGRNYLIFAEGTRSKQGNTTLEFKGGSFKSATKAKCPIVPLALIDSFKPFDTGSVSPVTVQVHFLKPMYYDEYKDMKTPEIAKEVKRRIDEEIAEY, from the coding sequence ATGAAACGAATTGTAATGATGGTACTTCGCAATATTTTGTTAGTACCTTATATGTGGATAAAATTATGTTATTATGCATCACACGTGGATAAGTATCCGGAATTAAAACGTTACGCTCTTTTAAAATATATTGTAAAGCGGGCAAATAAAGGAGGAAATGTTACTATAAGAACATATGGTGAAGAGAATATTCCGAAAGAGAACGGATTTATGTTTTATCCGAACCACCAAGGATTATACGATGTTCTTGCGATTGTAGAGGCCTGTCCTGTTCCATTTTCAGTGGTGGCCAAAAAAGAAGTAGGAAACATTCCTCTGTTAAAACAGACATTTGCCTGCATGAAAGCGTATCTGATTGACAGAGAAGATATTCGGCAGTCGCTGGAGGTTATTGTAAATGTTACAAAAGAAGTAAAGAGCGGAAGAAATTACCTGATTTTTGCAGAAGGTACCCGTTCAAAGCAGGGAAATACTACCCTGGAGTTTAAAGGCGGTAGTTTTAAATCAGCGACGAAAGCGAAATGTCCGATTGTGCCGCTCGCATTGATTGATTCTTTTAAACCTTTTGATACGGGCAGTGTTTCGCCGGTAACAGTGCAAGTACATTTTTTGAAACCGATGTATTATGATGAATATAAGGATATGAAGACTCCGGAGATTGCAAAAGAAGTAAAAAGACGGATTGATGAAGAGATTGCGGAATACTAA
- a CDS encoding IS110 family transposase has translation MALKIVYQICCGIDVHKTFVVACIASTNKQGVTTYKRHRFSTFTQGLKELLQWLLDNHCKDVCMESTGKYWIPVYNVLEKSCTIVLAHPKYVKAIRGKKTDKKDAKWIADLFKHDLVAGSFIPSVDIRQLRDLMRYRFKLTCFMSSEKNRFQNCLTVSNIQLASVVSDTFGKSSQRILDKILENPEDTSFDIGPLIHGSMKKKLPELELAIDGFITPEQAGKLKIIKKHFEDLESRKAELEELILALASPYQQELDLILTAPSFKNKFTAIGIISEIGVNMEAFPSAKHLCSWAGLTPTNNESAGKKKSVRVSKAGCYIKPLLVQCANSVVKSEKHPEIRNRYLRLRKRRGHKKAIIAIARMLLTALYNMLKNKEPYNAQLYRKSDVLPVNREITIEQAILMAQFHGYKIKSVAE, from the coding sequence ATGGCTTTAAAAATTGTGTATCAAATTTGTTGTGGTATCGATGTTCACAAGACTTTTGTTGTTGCCTGTATCGCTTCCACTAACAAACAAGGTGTTACCACCTACAAGCGCCATCGTTTCTCAACCTTCACACAAGGGTTGAAGGAATTGTTACAGTGGCTGCTTGACAATCATTGTAAGGATGTCTGCATGGAATCTACTGGCAAATACTGGATTCCAGTTTACAATGTGCTCGAAAAAAGCTGTACAATTGTACTTGCTCATCCCAAATATGTTAAGGCTATCCGTGGTAAAAAAACTGACAAGAAAGACGCAAAATGGATTGCTGACCTCTTCAAGCATGATCTTGTTGCCGGTAGCTTCATTCCCTCTGTTGATATCAGACAACTTCGTGACCTGATGCGCTATCGTTTCAAACTGACCTGCTTTATGTCCAGTGAGAAGAACCGTTTTCAAAACTGTCTCACGGTCTCCAACATTCAGTTGGCTTCCGTTGTCTCGGACACTTTTGGTAAAAGTTCACAACGAATTCTGGATAAGATTCTTGAAAATCCTGAAGATACTTCTTTTGATATTGGACCTTTAATTCATGGCTCCATGAAGAAAAAGCTTCCTGAACTGGAGCTCGCCATTGATGGTTTTATCACACCGGAACAGGCTGGTAAATTAAAGATCATCAAAAAGCATTTTGAAGATTTGGAATCCCGGAAAGCAGAGCTAGAAGAACTGATTCTTGCGCTCGCCAGTCCCTATCAGCAAGAACTCGACCTAATCCTAACCGCTCCATCATTCAAAAATAAATTTACCGCTATCGGAATCATTTCTGAAATCGGCGTGAATATGGAGGCTTTTCCTTCGGCGAAACACTTATGCTCATGGGCTGGACTTACGCCGACCAACAATGAAAGTGCAGGGAAGAAAAAATCTGTCCGGGTTTCCAAAGCCGGATGCTATATCAAACCACTTTTGGTTCAATGTGCCAACTCTGTGGTTAAAAGTGAAAAGCACCCTGAAATCCGCAACCGCTATCTTCGTTTAAGAAAGCGCCGCGGCCACAAGAAAGCAATCATTGCAATAGCAAGAATGCTTCTAACAGCATTATACAACATGCTGAAAAATAAGGAACCCTATAATGCACAACTTTACCGAAAAAGTGATGTTCTTCCTGTCAATCGTGAAATTACAATTGAACAGGCAATTTTAATGGCTCAGTTTCATGGTTATAAAATCAAGTCAGTTGCTGAATAA
- a CDS encoding Fe-S-containing hydro-lyase yields MDIHIQTPITKEKAQELKAGDYVYISGTIYTARDAAHKRMDETLSAGDELPISVAEQTIYYMGPSPAREWRTIGSAGPTTASRMDKYAPRLLDLGLAAMIGKGKRSQAVIDAIIRNKAVYFAAVGGAGALLSKCIKKSEVVAYDDLGTEAIRKLEVENFPVIVVIDSEGNNLYETAIKEYQEI; encoded by the coding sequence ATGGATATACATATTCAAACACCAATCACAAAAGAAAAAGCACAGGAGTTAAAAGCAGGCGATTACGTATATATAAGCGGAACCATTTATACGGCGAGGGATGCTGCGCATAAGCGGATGGACGAGACTCTTTCAGCGGGAGACGAACTTCCAATTTCTGTAGCAGAACAGACAATTTACTATATGGGACCATCTCCGGCAAGAGAATGGCGCACGATCGGTTCCGCAGGGCCTACAACAGCAAGCAGAATGGATAAATACGCACCAAGACTTCTGGATCTTGGTCTGGCAGCTATGATCGGAAAAGGAAAGCGAAGCCAGGCTGTCATTGATGCCATTATAAGAAACAAGGCAGTTTATTTTGCCGCAGTCGGCGGTGCTGGTGCATTATTGTCAAAATGTATTAAAAAATCCGAAGTGGTCGCTTATGATGATTTGGGAACTGAGGCTATCCGCAAGCTGGAGGTAGAGAATTTTCCGGTAATCGTAGTAATTGACAGTGAGGGAAATAATTTATATGAAACCGCAATAAAAGAATACCAGGAAATATAA